A genomic window from Tolypothrix sp. PCC 7910 includes:
- a CDS encoding DNA adenine methylase has protein sequence MVSQIPQEICPRPFLKWAGGKSRLIQQYIPYLPKKYKTYYEPFIGGGAVFFYLKPQAAILTDINAELITTYRCVRDRVEELICLLKEHKHQHNRDYYYSVRSNSQGTDLEKAARLIYLNKTCFNGLYRVNSKGQFNVPIGRYDNPNICDEPLLRAASAALAHTEIKQADFVEILNYQTSSDDFVFCDPPYYPISSTSYFTGYSKYSFDETDQERLRDTCAKLAERGVKVMVCNSDCDFIRKLYQEINFKIYTIEAARSINSNTKKRGMIYELLITSY, from the coding sequence ATGGTAAGTCAAATTCCTCAAGAAATTTGCCCTCGTCCATTTTTGAAGTGGGCAGGTGGAAAAAGTCGGTTAATTCAGCAATATATTCCTTATTTACCCAAAAAATATAAGACTTATTATGAACCATTTATTGGGGGTGGTGCAGTTTTTTTCTATCTAAAACCCCAAGCAGCAATTTTAACGGATATCAACGCAGAATTAATTACCACTTATCGTTGTGTTCGCGATAGAGTTGAGGAATTGATATGTCTGTTAAAAGAGCACAAACATCAACATAATAGAGACTATTATTATAGTGTAAGAAGTAACTCTCAAGGTACAGATTTAGAAAAAGCTGCTCGTTTAATCTATCTTAATAAGACATGTTTTAATGGGCTGTATCGAGTCAACTCTAAAGGTCAGTTCAATGTACCTATAGGTAGATACGATAATCCTAATATTTGCGATGAACCCTTACTCAGAGCAGCCTCAGCAGCTTTGGCACACACCGAAATTAAACAGGCAGACTTTGTAGAAATTTTAAATTATCAGACCAGTAGCGATGATTTTGTATTCTGCGATCCGCCTTATTATCCGATAAGTAGTACTAGCTATTTTACAGGTTACAGCAAATATTCTTTTGATGAAACAGACCAAGAACGATTAAGAGATACTTGTGCAAAATTAGCAGAACGTGGTGTTAAAGTTATGGTATGCAATTCTGATTGCGATTTCATCAGAAAACTTTATCAGGAAATTAATTTTAAGATTTACACCATAGAAGCAGCAAGGTCTATTAATTCTAATACAAAAAAAAGAGGCATGATTTAC
- a CDS encoding DUF751 family protein gives MFDGFWDNVSRYPRYLISLILGIFLNTLEPLFPLLKRPVTLIALVGLFIGSLAFITFTLRAMLGLSTI, from the coding sequence ATGTTTGACGGATTTTGGGATAACGTCTCACGCTACCCCCGCTACTTAATTTCGCTCATCTTAGGTATTTTTTTGAACACACTTGAACCCTTGTTTCCATTGTTAAAACGTCCAGTTACTTTGATTGCTCTTGTAGGTTTATTTATTGGCAGCCTAGCCTTTATTACTTTCACCCTACGTGCAATGCTGGGCTTAAGTACAATTTAG